The Fictibacillus arsenicus genome contains a region encoding:
- a CDS encoding Fur-regulated basic protein FbpA, which yields MSADHQKRENLIADLLLHNIYKTKDGRHLYELSLQDLEQQFKDLLSPPAQEKPLNNI from the coding sequence GTGTCAGCGGACCATCAAAAAAGAGAGAATTTAATTGCTGATCTATTGCTACATAACATATATAAAACAAAAGATGGACGTCATCTATACGAGCTTTCTTTGCAGGATCTTGAACAACAATTTAAGGATTTATTATCACCGCCTGCACAAGAAAAACCACTTAATAATATATGA
- a CDS encoding alanine/glycine:cation symporter family protein yields the protein MDLLNNFIGDVNTYLWSYILIVMLIGLGLYFTVRTKFVQFRMIGEMIRLLGEGAAADKKGVSSFQAFCISTASRVGTGNLAGVALAITAGGPGAVFWMWLIALIGSASAFVESTLAQIYKVRDGVAFRGGPAYYMDKALNARWMGVIFAVLISITFGLAFNSVQSNTIASAFGQSFDIKPVYVSIFLAVVTAVIIFGGIKRIAKVSEIIVPIMAGLYILIALFLMITNIGELPGVFSLIFKSAFGLEEVAGGALGAAMMNGIKRGLFSNEAGMGSAPNAAATADVSHPVKQGLIQSLGVFVDTLLICSSTAFIILLSGMYTSKEADGIILTQQALTNLLGSWGGPFLAIIVLLFAFSSVVGNYYYGESNIEFISQNKMWLFLYRIAVVAMVGFGAIASLDFVWSLADLFMGLMAIINLIAISLLGKIAFDALGDYMKQKKEGKNPVFYPSSIGLKNTEVWGEKSEENKQL from the coding sequence ATGGATTTGCTTAACAATTTTATTGGTGATGTTAACACGTATTTATGGTCTTATATCCTGATTGTCATGTTAATCGGATTAGGTCTTTATTTCACGGTTCGAACAAAATTTGTTCAGTTCCGGATGATTGGTGAAATGATTCGTTTATTAGGTGAAGGAGCAGCTGCTGATAAGAAAGGTGTATCGTCCTTCCAGGCATTCTGTATCAGTACAGCGTCTCGTGTTGGTACCGGTAACTTAGCCGGAGTAGCACTTGCTATTACAGCTGGTGGACCTGGAGCGGTTTTTTGGATGTGGCTGATCGCATTGATTGGTTCTGCATCTGCTTTCGTTGAAAGCACTTTAGCTCAGATCTATAAAGTACGTGATGGAGTCGCTTTCCGAGGCGGTCCTGCCTATTACATGGATAAAGCTTTAAATGCACGCTGGATGGGTGTCATTTTCGCAGTATTAATTTCGATTACGTTCGGACTTGCGTTTAACTCTGTTCAGTCAAACACGATCGCAAGCGCATTTGGACAGTCTTTTGATATTAAGCCTGTCTATGTAAGTATTTTCCTTGCTGTTGTTACAGCTGTAATTATCTTCGGCGGTATTAAGAGAATTGCAAAAGTCTCTGAAATCATCGTACCGATCATGGCTGGGCTTTACATTCTGATTGCTCTATTTTTAATGATTACGAATATCGGAGAACTTCCAGGAGTGTTCAGCTTAATCTTTAAAAGTGCATTCGGATTAGAAGAAGTAGCTGGAGGAGCACTTGGTGCTGCGATGATGAACGGTATCAAACGCGGACTTTTCTCTAATGAAGCTGGTATGGGTAGTGCGCCAAACGCTGCTGCAACTGCTGATGTCAGTCACCCTGTAAAACAAGGATTGATTCAATCACTTGGTGTTTTCGTAGACACATTATTGATTTGTTCATCTACAGCATTCATTATTCTTCTTTCTGGTATGTATACATCTAAAGAGGCAGACGGTATTATCCTTACTCAGCAAGCCTTGACCAACCTGCTTGGATCCTGGGGCGGCCCGTTCCTGGCTATAATTGTTCTCTTGTTTGCTTTCAGTTCTGTAGTTGGTAACTACTATTACGGTGAATCTAATATTGAATTCATCAGTCAGAACAAAATGTGGTTATTCTTATATAGAATTGCTGTTGTAGCGATGGTAGGTTTCGGTGCAATCGCTTCACTTGACTTCGTTTGGAGCTTAGCTGACTTGTTCATGGGGTTAATGGCGATCATCAACCTTATTGCAATCTCCTTATTAGGAAAAATTGCGTTTGATGCACTAGGTGATTATATGAAGCAGAAAAAAGAAGGCAAGAATCCTGTATTCTATCCATCCAGTATCGGTCTTAAAAACACCGAAGTATGGGGAGAAAAATCAGAAGAAAATAAGCAGCTTTAA
- a CDS encoding phosphotransferase enzyme family protein, translated as MKNQLEKSTIKKAAELYGVNSNNLTAISEGFQNKVYSFTRNNHDYIMRVTSKDKRTFQMLNEEISWIQFLKKSGVPISRAVSSKNNQFVEDIHEFFITVFEKAPGGQVQVQDSNQWTPHFFQRWGKLLAKVHHAGKQYSAGKSNTDRPYWSPNHPYNHDLFKNLPSEFIRKKYVELIEKIKAYSMDKRHFGLIHNDFHQGNFFVDKDEITLFDFDDCAYFYFAYDISTAFYHAYWQHTSFNSTEDDFAVEFLTHFLNGYAESNVLTNEIIDQLPDFLKLRELFLYVLFLKAWNIDKLQDWQEHTINNLKTNIENNKIYADLDMGLLTKIKNNIQKPL; from the coding sequence ATGAAGAATCAACTAGAAAAATCTACAATCAAAAAAGCAGCGGAATTATATGGAGTAAACTCTAATAATTTAACAGCCATTTCTGAAGGATTTCAAAACAAAGTTTATAGCTTCACAAGGAACAATCATGATTACATCATGCGGGTTACATCTAAAGACAAAAGAACCTTTCAAATGCTCAATGAAGAGATCTCGTGGATTCAGTTTCTGAAAAAAAGCGGTGTACCTATTAGCCGTGCTGTTTCCTCGAAAAACAACCAGTTCGTTGAGGACATTCATGAATTTTTTATAACGGTTTTTGAAAAAGCACCTGGCGGACAGGTTCAAGTTCAGGATTCAAATCAATGGACCCCCCATTTTTTTCAGCGATGGGGAAAGTTGTTAGCAAAGGTTCATCATGCTGGAAAACAATATTCTGCCGGAAAATCTAATACCGATAGACCCTATTGGAGTCCAAATCATCCTTATAATCATGACCTATTTAAGAATCTGCCATCTGAATTCATACGGAAAAAGTATGTTGAATTGATTGAAAAAATCAAGGCGTATTCAATGGATAAGCGGCATTTCGGCTTAATACATAACGATTTTCATCAGGGAAACTTCTTTGTTGATAAAGACGAAATCACACTTTTTGACTTCGACGACTGTGCTTATTTTTACTTCGCTTATGATATCTCAACTGCGTTCTATCATGCGTATTGGCAGCACACATCTTTCAATTCAACGGAAGATGATTTTGCCGTGGAGTTCCTTACTCATTTTCTGAACGGGTACGCGGAGAGTAATGTTTTAACGAATGAAATAATCGACCAGCTACCAGACTTTCTTAAGCTTCGGGAGTTATTCCTTTATGTTCTTTTTCTAAAAGCTTGGAATATTGATAAACTGCAAGATTGGCAGGAACACACGATTAATAATCTAAAAACTAACATTGAAAACAACAAAATTTATGCAGATTTAGATATGGGTTTGCTGACCAAAATTAAAAACAACATTCAAAAACCACTCTAA
- the bioB gene encoding biotin synthase BioB — protein MIWKLLAEKVLEGQEITNEEALSILECPDEDLLLLLHGAYQIRKHYYGNLVKLNMIINTKSGACPENCGYCSQSIVSTAPIETYKMMDKDEMVKGAQTAYNLNVGTYCIVASGRGPTNRDVDKVVEAVKEIKDTYGLKVCACLGILKPEQAARLKEAGVDRYNHNLNTSARNHENITTSHTYDDRVNTVNVVKDSGISPCSGVIVGMKETKQDVIDMARSLKVLDADSIPVNFLHAIDGTPLEGTDELDPRYCLKVLALFRYINPTKEIRISGGREVNLRSLQPLGLYAANSIFVGDYLTTAGQESTADHKMLVDMGFEIDRTPVIAQ, from the coding sequence ATGATTTGGAAACTATTAGCGGAAAAGGTTCTAGAAGGTCAAGAGATTACGAACGAAGAAGCACTTTCCATTTTAGAATGTCCAGACGAAGACTTGCTTTTGCTGCTTCACGGTGCTTATCAGATTCGAAAACACTATTATGGCAATCTCGTAAAATTGAACATGATCATCAATACCAAATCCGGTGCATGTCCAGAGAATTGTGGGTATTGCTCTCAATCAATCGTTTCAACGGCGCCGATTGAAACGTATAAGATGATGGATAAAGACGAGATGGTGAAAGGTGCACAAACGGCATATAACCTGAACGTCGGTACATATTGTATCGTTGCAAGCGGCCGTGGCCCAACAAATCGGGATGTTGATAAAGTAGTAGAAGCTGTAAAAGAAATTAAAGATACATATGGATTAAAAGTTTGTGCCTGCCTTGGAATCTTAAAGCCAGAGCAAGCTGCAAGGTTAAAAGAAGCTGGTGTGGACCGGTACAACCATAACTTAAATACTTCTGCTCGCAATCATGAAAACATCACAACATCACATACATACGACGATCGAGTGAACACCGTGAACGTTGTGAAAGACAGCGGAATCTCTCCGTGTTCCGGAGTGATCGTAGGAATGAAGGAAACGAAACAAGATGTGATCGATATGGCACGAAGCCTTAAAGTACTTGATGCGGATTCGATTCCGGTTAACTTTTTGCATGCGATTGATGGAACGCCGCTCGAAGGAACGGACGAACTGGATCCGCGTTATTGCTTAAAGGTACTGGCGTTATTCCGTTACATCAATCCAACTAAAGAGATCAGGATTTCAGGCGGACGTGAAGTAAATTTAAGAAGTCTTCAGCCGCTAGGACTATATGCTGCCAATTCAATCTTCGTTGGCGATTACCTCACGACAGCAGGACAAGAATCTACGGCAGACCACAAAATGCTGGTAGATATGGGATTTGAAATCGACAGAACGCCTGTAATAGCCCAATAA
- a CDS encoding carbohydrate ABC transporter permease produces the protein MKKRSAGRKALYVILVVYAIITVIPFLWALSSSFKTLGEIVSGSINFIPKDFTLDNYKQIFSKEPLFGRWLFNSLFIATVGTLLNLLFNSMAGYALARLSFPGKKSIFIIILAVLMIPFQVTLIPNFLILKELGWLNSYQGMIIPGAVNATFIFMMRQFFVNFPKEVEEAAAIDGLGRFGTFFRIVLPLAKPALAAQTIFVFMAFWNDFMRPLIILSDMDMFTLPLGLNSFKGQFISYWNYIMAASMVFTLPIIVLYAFFNRYFVKGIKFTGDK, from the coding sequence ATGAAAAAACGATCGGCTGGAAGAAAAGCACTATATGTCATCTTGGTCGTTTACGCGATCATCACCGTCATTCCGTTTTTATGGGCGCTGTCTTCTTCCTTTAAAACACTAGGTGAGATCGTAAGCGGATCGATCAACTTTATACCGAAAGATTTTACACTGGACAACTATAAACAAATTTTCTCGAAAGAGCCGTTATTCGGCAGATGGCTGTTCAACAGTCTGTTCATCGCAACAGTTGGTACTCTGCTGAATCTACTGTTCAATTCAATGGCAGGATATGCACTCGCAAGGCTAAGCTTTCCGGGGAAAAAGAGCATATTCATCATTATCCTGGCGGTTTTGATGATTCCGTTTCAGGTCACGCTCATCCCGAACTTTCTGATTTTAAAAGAGCTGGGCTGGCTGAACTCCTATCAAGGAATGATCATACCCGGTGCGGTCAACGCAACGTTCATCTTTATGATGAGACAGTTCTTTGTGAACTTCCCGAAAGAAGTGGAGGAAGCAGCAGCGATCGATGGCCTCGGCCGCTTCGGTACGTTCTTCCGTATCGTGCTTCCGCTTGCGAAACCGGCCCTAGCCGCTCAAACGATATTTGTATTCATGGCGTTCTGGAACGACTTTATGAGGCCGCTCATCATTTTGTCCGACATGGATATGTTCACACTGCCGCTCGGATTGAACTCGTTTAAAGGACAGTTCATCTCATATTGGAACTACATCATGGCGGCATCGATGGTCTTTACACTTCCAATTATCGTTCTTTACGCTTTCTTTAACCGTTATTTTGTAAAAGGAATTAAGTTTACAGGAGATAAATAG
- a CDS encoding ABC transporter substrate-binding protein: protein MRPKKWLSSLGISSLLLASVLSGCSSNDASKSDKTEIVLSGWGGNPVEKKLLNEVLADFEKEHPDIDVKLNTINDQYMDVLKTRLIGGTAADVFYLDAFEAPALIETGAIEPLNKYVTDEFNVNDFEKPMIDAFKSDGELYGLPKDYSTLALFYNKKMFKEHGIAGPPKTWEELEQIAKKLTDAEKQVYGLGVMPQIERMYYLAESHGGEVITDGRASFADDKVVKAIQPIVDMRLKDKSAATPSEVGAGQSAGEMFGRGKAAMVVEGNWNIPYMEETFPDIDYGTAELPTVNGKKGTMSFTVGYAMNSESKHKKESWELIEYLTGKEGMKKWTSKGLALPTRKSVAAELGFDQDELRRPLVNGASYATVWQDGPSLPIVMNNFNNQFLSAYLGDRTLKEALEDAEKQANREIKVTE, encoded by the coding sequence ATGAGACCTAAAAAATGGTTGTCATCCCTAGGAATATCATCATTGCTGCTGGCTTCAGTGTTATCGGGCTGCAGCAGCAACGACGCTAGCAAATCTGACAAAACAGAGATCGTCTTAAGCGGGTGGGGCGGTAATCCAGTCGAAAAGAAACTGTTGAATGAAGTGCTTGCTGATTTTGAAAAAGAACACCCTGACATTGATGTGAAGCTGAATACGATCAACGATCAATATATGGATGTGCTGAAAACACGGCTGATCGGAGGAACAGCGGCTGATGTGTTTTACCTGGATGCATTCGAAGCTCCTGCATTGATCGAAACGGGCGCTATTGAACCTCTCAATAAATATGTAACTGATGAATTTAATGTCAATGACTTTGAAAAACCGATGATCGATGCGTTTAAGAGTGACGGTGAACTTTATGGACTTCCGAAAGATTATTCAACATTAGCTCTTTTTTATAATAAAAAAATGTTTAAAGAACATGGAATCGCGGGACCGCCAAAAACATGGGAAGAACTGGAGCAGATCGCGAAAAAACTGACGGATGCAGAAAAGCAAGTGTACGGTCTTGGTGTGATGCCGCAGATTGAGCGCATGTACTATTTGGCAGAATCACATGGCGGTGAAGTGATCACAGACGGGCGAGCAAGCTTTGCTGATGACAAAGTCGTTAAAGCGATTCAGCCGATCGTCGATATGCGTTTGAAAGATAAATCAGCGGCTACTCCATCTGAAGTTGGAGCGGGACAGTCTGCAGGAGAAATGTTTGGACGCGGGAAAGCCGCCATGGTGGTGGAAGGAAACTGGAACATCCCGTACATGGAAGAAACATTTCCAGATATCGACTATGGTACAGCGGAACTTCCAACCGTTAACGGGAAAAAAGGAACGATGTCATTCACTGTAGGCTACGCAATGAACTCTGAGTCAAAACATAAAAAAGAGTCTTGGGAGCTTATTGAATATCTGACAGGAAAAGAAGGAATGAAAAAGTGGACAAGCAAAGGGCTGGCATTGCCAACGAGAAAATCTGTCGCAGCCGAACTTGGCTTCGATCAGGACGAACTGCGCCGGCCATTGGTAAATGGAGCAAGCTATGCGACTGTATGGCAGGATGGGCCCTCTCTTCCGATCGTCATGAACAATTTTAACAACCAGTTTCTAAGTGCTTACCTTGGTGACCGTACGCTGAAGGAAGCGTTAGAAGATGCTGAAAAACAAGCGAACAGAGAAATAAAAGTTACCGAATAA
- a CDS encoding potassium/proton antiporter — MFEDGLNVDYFILLLAFLLLLGVITTKFSSRFGVPALVLFIGIGMLAGSDGLNFIYFDDPHLTQLVGVIALIIILFEGGLQTKWTNVKPILYPSLSLATIGVFLTTAVVAAAVKFLLDVTWLEAFLFGSIVGSTDAAAVFSVLTGKNVKDKLASTLEAESGSNDPMAVFLTITFIELLTKETSSIFSLIFSFFWQMGMGIVFGYLFGKLAVYAINRIQLESSGLYPVFALSFAILSYGVTMLAGASGLLAVYVAAVLMGNNHLTYKNSIVRFNEGFAWMMQILMFAILGLLVFPSELFHIGIIVKGMIISLILILIARPIGVFFSTYFSPFTFKEKVFLSWSGLRGAVPIVLATFPLIEGVENSQLFFNLVFFVVLTSALIQGSTIPWVAQKLKLTEKEKPTSPHVLELVSIGKANAEIVEFFVPENAKIIGQTLEEITLPNESIVSAMIRGDELITPTGKTDILPHDILYIMVNKNRLQALTDYLSEQNIKQNSV, encoded by the coding sequence ATGTTCGAAGACGGCCTTAATGTAGATTATTTTATTTTATTATTAGCGTTTCTTTTACTATTAGGTGTTATTACCACAAAGTTCTCATCAAGATTCGGAGTACCTGCCCTCGTACTTTTTATAGGAATCGGAATGCTTGCAGGAAGCGATGGACTTAACTTTATTTATTTTGATGATCCACATCTAACCCAGCTGGTTGGCGTTATCGCACTTATCATTATTTTATTTGAAGGTGGATTGCAAACAAAATGGACGAATGTTAAACCCATCTTGTACCCATCTCTCTCGCTCGCTACGATCGGTGTATTTCTTACAACGGCGGTTGTTGCAGCTGCCGTGAAATTTTTACTCGATGTAACTTGGCTGGAAGCTTTTCTTTTCGGATCAATCGTAGGTTCTACAGATGCTGCAGCTGTATTCTCAGTGTTAACAGGCAAAAATGTAAAAGACAAACTTGCCTCAACATTAGAAGCGGAATCAGGTTCAAATGATCCAATGGCGGTTTTTCTTACGATTACGTTCATCGAATTGTTAACCAAAGAGACAAGTTCGATCTTCAGCCTGATCTTCTCCTTCTTTTGGCAGATGGGTATGGGGATTGTATTTGGTTACCTTTTTGGTAAATTAGCAGTTTATGCAATTAACCGGATACAGCTTGAATCAAGCGGTCTTTATCCAGTATTCGCCCTCTCATTCGCTATCCTTTCCTATGGCGTGACGATGCTTGCCGGTGCGAGCGGACTGCTTGCGGTGTATGTAGCTGCTGTATTGATGGGCAACAACCATCTGACGTATAAAAACTCGATCGTGCGCTTTAATGAAGGGTTTGCCTGGATGATGCAAATATTAATGTTTGCGATACTTGGGCTTCTTGTATTTCCGAGTGAATTATTCCACATCGGAATTATCGTGAAAGGTATGATTATTTCACTTATCCTAATCCTGATCGCAAGGCCGATCGGTGTTTTCTTTAGTACTTATTTTTCTCCTTTTACATTTAAAGAAAAGGTATTTTTATCTTGGTCAGGATTAAGAGGAGCGGTACCAATCGTTCTTGCAACCTTCCCATTAATTGAAGGTGTTGAGAACAGTCAGCTTTTTTTCAATCTTGTGTTCTTCGTAGTGCTGACCTCTGCACTTATTCAAGGTTCAACGATTCCATGGGTCGCGCAAAAGCTAAAGCTCACTGAAAAAGAGAAACCTACTTCTCCACATGTACTGGAACTTGTTTCAATTGGTAAAGCAAATGCGGAGATTGTAGAATTCTTTGTTCCGGAGAATGCGAAGATCATCGGACAGACTCTAGAAGAAATTACATTGCCAAATGAGTCAATTGTGAGTGCTATGATTCGCGGTGATGAACTCATTACACCCACAGGCAAAACTGATATTCTCCCACATGACATCCTATATATCATGGTCAATAAAAACAGGCTGCAAGCGTTGACCGATTATTTATCAGAACAAAATATAAAGCAGAATTCCGTGTAA
- a CDS encoding biotin transporter BioY — translation MTARRNGLKTIDITLIGMFVALMAIGANITTIFPFMVVGGVPITLQTFFCILAGALLGSRLGAIAMSVYLLVGLVGAPVFAQFKGGFATVVSPTFGFLLSFILVAYVTGLIIEKNGSKASYVIATLIGTAINYVVGTNLMFMAYKMWAAAPEGFTYSMAWGWMMVPLPKDIILAVCAGLIAPRINIARKKTMGHQTKHAS, via the coding sequence ATGACAGCAAGAAGAAATGGGTTAAAAACAATCGATATTACGCTGATTGGAATGTTTGTGGCATTGATGGCTATCGGGGCTAACATAACAACGATCTTTCCGTTCATGGTTGTTGGCGGAGTGCCGATTACACTGCAGACGTTCTTCTGTATTCTTGCAGGAGCATTATTAGGAAGCCGCTTAGGTGCGATTGCGATGAGCGTCTACCTATTAGTTGGTTTAGTCGGAGCACCGGTCTTCGCACAGTTTAAAGGTGGTTTTGCAACCGTAGTAAGTCCGACTTTCGGTTTCCTATTATCTTTTATTCTAGTAGCCTATGTAACAGGCTTGATCATTGAAAAGAATGGCAGCAAAGCGTCCTATGTAATCGCAACACTCATCGGAACGGCGATCAACTACGTGGTTGGAACAAACCTCATGTTCATGGCATATAAGATGTGGGCTGCGGCTCCTGAAGGATTCACTTACTCTATGGCTTGGGGATGGATGATGGTTCCGCTTCCGAAAGATATTATTCTAGCAGTCTGTGCAGGGTTGATCGCTCCCCGCATTAACATCGCACGAAAAAAGACAATGGGACATCAAACAAAACACGCATCATAA
- a CDS encoding carbohydrate ABC transporter permease yields MFTRRERKEAGQGYLFLLPALLILGVFVIAPILYAVFLSFHKVELLGGANYEFRGLDNFLKVTFDDRAIIALKNTAIYVAVVVPAQTFLALVLAASLNAGLKGQKFFRVVYFLPTLTSSAVLTLIFMWMYNQNGLINYVLKIFHLPTYNWIGDPDVALIAIMIMNIWATAPFFMVIYLAALQDIPDSHYEAAELDGAGAVQKFWHITVPNLRPVTSFVVIMGIIGTFQLFDQSYIFSGGSGGPNNSTLTVVLLIYQYAFKTLGTMGYATAIAFMLAIIILVATLVQRKFSKEESLY; encoded by the coding sequence ATGTTTACGAGAAGAGAGAGAAAAGAAGCGGGGCAGGGCTATCTGTTCCTGCTTCCGGCACTTCTTATATTAGGTGTGTTTGTTATCGCTCCAATTCTATATGCAGTATTCTTATCTTTTCATAAAGTTGAGCTGCTTGGCGGTGCAAATTATGAATTTCGAGGATTGGATAACTTTTTAAAAGTAACCTTTGATGACCGGGCGATTATCGCTTTGAAAAATACCGCCATTTATGTAGCTGTCGTCGTACCTGCACAAACCTTTTTGGCGCTGGTGCTTGCTGCTTCCCTTAATGCAGGGCTTAAGGGGCAGAAGTTTTTCCGGGTCGTTTACTTCCTGCCGACCTTAACATCCTCAGCGGTACTAACCTTAATCTTTATGTGGATGTATAACCAAAATGGCTTGATCAACTATGTACTTAAGATCTTTCATCTTCCGACCTATAACTGGATCGGTGACCCTGATGTCGCGCTGATCGCTATCATGATCATGAACATCTGGGCAACTGCACCTTTCTTTATGGTCATCTATCTCGCGGCGTTGCAGGATATTCCCGATAGTCATTATGAAGCAGCCGAGCTGGACGGAGCAGGTGCGGTTCAAAAGTTTTGGCACATCACGGTCCCAAACCTGCGCCCTGTTACATCATTCGTTGTAATCATGGGGATCATCGGAACATTCCAGCTGTTTGATCAGTCGTACATTTTCTCCGGAGGATCGGGTGGACCGAACAACTCCACGCTGACCGTTGTTCTTTTAATCTATCAATATGCATTTAAGACACTTGGGACGATGGGTTACGCAACAGCGATCGCCTTCATGCTTGCGATCATCATTCTGGTGGCCACATTAGTGCAGCGCAAATTCTCGAAAGAAGAATCACTTTACTAA
- a CDS encoding mechanosensitive ion channel family protein codes for MGKINWAELMLEAGLWAAKFLLIIIMFIIIRSIGRRVINRMFERAASHRKMSSGRIITLQKLVVNLFSYILIFVFAGIVFKQFGLEIGTLIAGAGVVGLAIGFGAQGLVSDVVTGFFILLEKQMEVGDYVTIGGVDGIVEEVGLRTTHIRAFDGTLSYMPNREISTIQNHSRGNMRALVDIGIAYEENIDQAVKVLQDACDSVKANNENIVEGPNVLGVQALGSSDVVIRIISKTRNGEQWAVERELRQALKEALDANGIEIPYPHQVNVEKGA; via the coding sequence ATGGGAAAAATAAATTGGGCTGAATTAATGCTCGAAGCAGGTTTATGGGCGGCAAAATTCTTATTGATTATCATCATGTTCATCATCATCAGATCAATCGGAAGACGAGTGATCAATCGCATGTTTGAAAGAGCGGCATCTCACCGTAAGATGTCTAGCGGACGAATCATCACGCTGCAAAAGCTCGTTGTGAACTTATTCTCGTATATTTTAATATTTGTTTTTGCAGGTATCGTGTTTAAACAGTTTGGACTTGAGATTGGTACACTGATTGCAGGAGCTGGTGTCGTTGGCCTTGCTATCGGATTCGGTGCTCAAGGCCTTGTTAGCGACGTTGTAACAGGATTCTTTATTTTGCTCGAGAAACAAATGGAAGTCGGCGACTACGTAACAATTGGCGGAGTTGATGGTATCGTTGAAGAAGTTGGACTGAGAACAACACATATCAGAGCGTTTGACGGTACACTTTCATATATGCCAAATCGTGAAATCAGTACGATACAAAACCATTCTCGCGGCAACATGCGCGCGTTGGTCGACATTGGTATCGCGTATGAAGAAAACATTGATCAAGCTGTAAAAGTACTGCAAGATGCATGTGACTCTGTGAAAGCGAACAATGAAAACATTGTGGAAGGTCCGAATGTACTTGGTGTTCAAGCACTAGGTTCATCTGATGTAGTAATCCGTATTATTTCTAAAACGAGAAATGGGGAACAGTGGGCAGTAGAACGTGAACTGCGCCAGGCTTTAAAAGAAGCGCTTGATGCAAACGGCATCGAAATACCATATCCTCATCAAGTGAATGTAGAAAAAGGTGCATAA